The Clostridiisalibacter paucivorans DSM 22131 DNA window ATATTTAAAGGCTTTCCCAATCTAAAGAAGTCTAAGTTTTGGGGTAGTGGTCTATGGAGTAGGGGATATTATGTAGGAACTACTGGAACAGTATCGGCTGAAACAATACAAAGATATATACAAAATCAAAAGTTAGCATAATATCAATTAAAGGTGGCATCGAACCACCTTAAATTAAAGCCCTTTCATCCCCCAAGACAAGCAAGGGGGTTTTCGGGCTTTTTCTATAAATAAACTTTTTCCTTCAATGATTCATAGCTAATGCCTAATTATTTTAGATAATAGTTTGTATCCCTCCATTAAGATCAAAGGTATAAAAGCATATACTATTACATATATCCACTGGTTGCCAGTAAGTAATGTCAGTTCAAATACATCCCTTAAAAAAGGTACAAAAACTACTCCCAACATAAGCAATGATGAAATTAAAGTTGCTATTATTAGGTATTTATTGCTAAATATCCCTATTTTAATTATGGAATTATCATCAGACCTTACATTATAGCTATGAACAAGTTGAGAAAAACTCAATGTGATAAAGGCCATAGTCTCTCCTGTTATTACATCAGTTTTCAATCCCTTTAGAAAGGCAAGCATAGTTACTCCACCTATTATCAATCCTTCTACTAAAATTTTAATTCCAAGTCCATCGGCAAATATACCTTTTTGTGCATCCCTAGGTTCTCTATCCATAATATTAGGTTCTGGATTATCTACTCCCAATGCTAAAGCAGGAAAACTATCGGTAACTAGATTTACCCATAATAGATGTATAGGCATAAGGGGAGTAGGTAAATTCATTATTAATGCTGTAAACAATGCTATAATCTCACCTGTATTACAGGATAATAAAAAGCGTATAGATTTTTTTATATTGTCAAATATATTTCTACCCTCTTCTACTGCTGACACTATAGTAGCAAAATTATCATCTGTCAACACCATATCCGATGCTTCTTTGGATACATCTGTACCTGTAATACCCATGGCACACCCTATATTAGCCCGTTTAAGGGCAGGAGCATCATTGACTCCATCTCCTGTCATAGCTACAATCTTATTGTTACTCTGCCATGCCTTCACTATCCTAACCTTATGCTCTGGTGATACCCTAGCATATACTGAATACTTCTCAACATTTTTTATTAAT harbors:
- a CDS encoding transposase, which gives rise to MFKGFPNLKKSKFWGSGLWSRGYYVGTTGTVSAETIQRYIQNQKLA